The Cervus elaphus chromosome 22, mCerEla1.1, whole genome shotgun sequence genome has a window encoding:
- the LOC122680438 gene encoding olfactory receptor 9K2-like yields MGDRETRNHSDVTDFILVGFRVLPELHILLFLLFLLVYAMILLGNIGMMVIIMFDPRLNTPMYFFLGNLSFIDLFYSSVIAPKAMINFWSESKSISFAGCVTQLFLFALFIVTEGFLLAVMAYDRFIAICNPLLYTVQMSTRVCVQLVAGSYFCGCISSVLQTSMTFALSFCSSRTIDHFYCDTRPLQRLSCSDLFILRTVSFTLSGFIILPTIIVIVISYLYIVSTVLKIPSTEGRQKAFSTCSSHLGVVSVLYGAVFFMYLTPDTFPELSKVASLCYTLLTPMLNPLIYSLRNKDVKEALYKLLEKKSTIL; encoded by the coding sequence ATGGGTGACAGAGAAACACGCAACCACTCAGACGTGACTGACTTCATTCTTGTCGGCTTCAGGGTCCTCCCAGAGCTCCACATTCTCCTCTTCCTGCTTTTTCTGCTTGTCTATGCCATGATCCTTCTAGGGAACATTGGCATGATGGTCATTATTATGTTTGATCCCCGGCTGAACACACCAATGTATTTCTTCTTAGGCAACCTCTCCTTCATTGATCTCTTCTATTCTTCTGTCATTGCACCCAAGGCTATGATCAACTTCTGGTCTGAGAGCAAGTCCATCTCCTTTGCAGGCTGTGTGACTCAGCTCTTCCTCTTCGCCCTCTTCATTGTGACTGAGGGGTTTCTCCTGGCAGTCATGGCGTATGACCGCTTCATTGCCATCTGCAACCCCCTCCTCTACACGGTCCAGATGTCAACACGTGTCTGTGTTCAGTTGGTGGCTGGTTCCTATTTTTGTGGCTGTATCAGCTCAGTTCTTCAGACCAGCATGACATTTGCTTTATCCTTTTGTTCTTCTAGGACCATTGACCATTTTTACTGTGACACTCGCCCACTTCAGAGGCTATCTTGTTCTGACCTCTTCATCCTGAGAACGGTTTCTTTCACCTTATCTGGCTTCATTATCTTGCCCACCATCATAGTTATTGTTATTTCATATTTGTACATTGTGTCCACAGTCCTAAAGATACCCTCCACCGAGGGACGTCAGAAAGCCTTCTCCACTTGCAGCTCCCACCTGGGAGTCGTGAGTGTCCTCTATGGTGCTGTCTTTTTTATGTATCTCACTCCTGACACATTTCCTGAGCTCAGTAAAGTGGCCTCCTTGTGTTACACCCTGCTGACTCCCATGTTGAATCCTTTGATTTACTCTCTGAGAAACAAAGATGTCAAAGAAGCTCTATACAAACTTTTGGAGAAGAAAAGTACtattctgtga